In the genome of Nocardia sp. NBC_00416, one region contains:
- the otsB gene encoding trehalose-phosphatase, giving the protein MSAQDLPLELRRALSTVARVPRLLVASDYDGTLAPIVSDPAKAYPHGESVRALRALAGLSGTTAAVISGRALRDLAALSRLPVEVQLIGSHGSEFDVGFVHAIDNDARQLLREVVAALNKIATDHPGVSVETKPASVALHVRNAAPEVGRRALLQAQQGPACWVGVQVTEGKAVIELAVVPTDKGSALSTVRHQESASAAVFFGDDVTDEKAFRALAGPDIGIKVGEGESLAKYRVDSTEAVAHALAFLLEERRTWLAGASAPRIERLTMMASPRSVALLTPDATVTWFCHPEPDSAAVFAHLLGGTDAGHFSVAPQRPGLPLSQRYIDGTMTVETRWAKLQVTDYLPHDVDPDRTDLTRVITGTAPAEVTFAPRPEFGQVGVSIVVEPDGLRVWGTNDPLVLRSPGVQWRIQSDGVHDSAVAVVDPAGGPVVLELRCGTHDLTPATTLEPERRRIAEIYWSEWAASLDLPALKPDLMKRSALTLRGLVHAPSGSILAAATTSLPEDIGGVRNWDYRYCWLRDAALTASALVSLGSLAEAEQYLDWVHRVLETLPGPERLHPLYTIYGETLPPEAVIDQLPGYAGSRPVRVGNAANMQVQLDVFGPIVDLIAHMAHARENQGITDPRKVLPDADWELVHAMVSAVQRRWTEPDHGIWEIRGNPRHHVYSKVMGWLTVDRALTLAGKFDRPVDTEWAPLRETIAGEVQNKGWNEEVQSYTAAYDGTDLDAATLHIGLSGLIDPSDPRFAATVVATEAELRSGSTVYRYHHDDGLPGGEGGFHLCAAWLVEAYLLIGKRSDAEALFAQLVDVAGPTGLLSEEYDPVAERSLGNHPQAYSHLGLLRCAQLLGK; this is encoded by the coding sequence GTGAGCGCACAGGATCTGCCACTGGAACTCCGCCGAGCGCTGTCGACGGTCGCGCGCGTGCCTCGGCTGCTGGTCGCATCGGACTACGACGGGACACTCGCTCCCATCGTCTCCGATCCGGCCAAGGCATACCCGCACGGAGAATCCGTACGGGCTTTACGCGCGCTGGCCGGCCTGTCCGGCACCACAGCCGCGGTCATCTCCGGCCGGGCGCTGCGCGACCTCGCCGCACTCTCGCGACTTCCGGTCGAAGTTCAGCTGATCGGCAGCCACGGTTCGGAATTCGATGTGGGCTTCGTGCACGCCATCGACAACGACGCGCGACAGTTGCTGCGCGAAGTGGTGGCGGCCCTCAACAAGATCGCCACGGACCATCCCGGCGTCAGCGTCGAGACCAAACCCGCCAGCGTCGCACTGCATGTGCGCAACGCCGCTCCCGAGGTGGGACGGCGCGCGCTGCTCCAGGCCCAGCAGGGCCCGGCGTGCTGGGTCGGCGTCCAGGTCACCGAAGGTAAAGCAGTCATCGAACTGGCCGTGGTGCCGACGGACAAGGGTTCGGCCCTCAGCACGGTGCGACATCAGGAGAGCGCGTCGGCGGCGGTGTTCTTCGGCGACGACGTCACCGACGAGAAAGCGTTCCGCGCGCTGGCCGGCCCCGATATCGGCATCAAGGTCGGCGAGGGCGAATCTCTTGCCAAATACCGGGTGGACAGCACCGAAGCGGTCGCTCATGCCCTGGCCTTCCTGCTCGAGGAACGCCGCACCTGGCTGGCCGGCGCCAGCGCCCCCCGGATCGAACGGCTGACCATGATGGCCAGCCCACGGTCGGTGGCGCTGCTCACCCCTGATGCCACCGTCACCTGGTTCTGCCATCCGGAACCCGACTCCGCCGCGGTGTTCGCGCACCTACTCGGCGGAACCGACGCCGGACACTTCTCGGTGGCGCCGCAACGCCCCGGCCTCCCGCTGTCACAGCGGTACATCGACGGCACCATGACCGTCGAGACCCGCTGGGCGAAATTGCAGGTCACCGACTATCTCCCGCATGATGTCGACCCTGACCGCACCGACCTCACCCGCGTCATCACCGGTACCGCCCCGGCCGAGGTGACCTTCGCGCCACGTCCCGAATTCGGCCAGGTCGGGGTGTCCATCGTGGTCGAACCGGACGGACTGCGCGTCTGGGGCACCAACGACCCGCTCGTGCTGCGCTCCCCCGGCGTCCAGTGGCGGATCCAGAGCGACGGCGTACACGATTCCGCCGTCGCTGTCGTCGACCCGGCCGGTGGGCCCGTGGTGCTGGAACTGCGCTGCGGCACACATGATCTGACCCCGGCCACGACACTCGAGCCCGAACGTCGGCGGATCGCCGAGATCTACTGGTCGGAATGGGCGGCGAGCCTGGACCTGCCCGCGCTCAAACCGGATCTGATGAAGCGGTCCGCGCTCACCCTGCGCGGCCTGGTGCACGCGCCCTCGGGATCCATCCTGGCGGCGGCCACGACCTCGCTGCCGGAGGATATCGGCGGCGTACGCAACTGGGACTACCGCTACTGCTGGCTGCGCGACGCCGCCCTCACCGCCAGCGCCCTGGTCTCGCTGGGCTCGCTGGCGGAGGCCGAGCAGTACCTGGACTGGGTGCACCGGGTACTGGAAACCCTGCCCGGCCCCGAGCGACTGCACCCGCTGTACACGATCTACGGCGAAACTCTGCCCCCGGAAGCGGTGATCGATCAGCTGCCCGGCTACGCGGGATCGCGCCCGGTACGCGTCGGCAACGCCGCGAACATGCAGGTGCAGCTGGACGTATTCGGTCCGATCGTGGACCTGATCGCCCATATGGCCCACGCGCGCGAGAACCAGGGCATCACCGATCCCCGCAAGGTGCTCCCCGACGCCGACTGGGAACTCGTGCACGCCATGGTCTCCGCCGTCCAGCGCCGCTGGACCGAACCCGACCACGGCATCTGGGAAATCCGCGGCAACCCCCGCCACCACGTCTACTCCAAGGTGATGGGCTGGCTGACGGTGGACCGGGCCCTCACCCTGGCGGGGAAGTTCGATCGTCCGGTCGACACCGAATGGGCGCCGCTCCGGGAAACCATCGCCGGAGAGGTGCAGAACAAAGGCTGGAACGAAGAGGTCCAGTCCTACACGGCGGCCTACGACGGCACCGATCTGGACGCGGCCACCCTCCACATCGGACTCAGTGGCCTGATCGACCCGTCCGACCCGCGGTTCGCGGCGACAGTGGTGGCCACCGAAGCGGAACTGCGCAGCGGATCCACGGTGTACCGCTACCACCACGACGACGGACTGCCCGGCGGCGAAGGCGGCTTCCACCTGTGCGCCGCCTGGCTGGTGGAGGCGTATCTGCTGATCGGCAAACGATCGGACGCGGAAGCACTGTTCGCGCAACTGGTGGACGTGGCGGGCCCGACAGGGCTGCTCAGCGAGGAATACGATCCCGTCGCGGAACGGTCGCTGGGCAACCATCCCCAGGCGTACAGCCATCTGGGTCTGCTGCGCTGCGCGCAACTACTGGGTAAGTGA
- the kstR gene encoding cholesterol catabolism transcriptional regulator KstR, with protein sequence MASPSRSQPGDSNAATAAPVTTLREDELSSAAQRERRKRILDATLALASKGGYDAVQMRAVAERADVAVGTLYRYFPSKVHLLVSALAREFEQFEGKRKPLAGQSPEERMHMLLSQITRMMQRDPLLTEAMTRAFMFADASAAAEVDRVGKVMDRVFARAMNDGEPTDRQLAIARVISDVWLSNLVAWLTRRASATDVSERLELTVDLLLGKRS encoded by the coding sequence ATGGCCAGCCCCTCCCGTTCCCAGCCCGGCGACTCGAACGCGGCCACCGCCGCGCCCGTCACCACGCTGCGGGAGGACGAGCTGAGTTCCGCCGCGCAACGCGAGCGGCGCAAGCGGATCCTGGACGCAACCCTGGCCCTCGCCTCCAAGGGCGGCTACGACGCGGTGCAGATGCGCGCCGTCGCCGAACGCGCGGACGTCGCCGTCGGCACCCTGTACCGGTACTTCCCGTCCAAGGTGCATCTGCTGGTTTCGGCGCTGGCCCGGGAGTTCGAGCAATTCGAGGGCAAACGCAAACCGCTGGCCGGTCAGTCGCCGGAGGAGCGCATGCACATGCTGCTCTCCCAGATCACCCGGATGATGCAACGCGACCCGCTGCTCACCGAGGCGATGACCCGCGCATTCATGTTCGCCGATGCATCGGCCGCCGCCGAGGTCGACCGAGTCGGCAAAGTGATGGACCGGGTCTTCGCGCGAGCCATGAACGACGGCGAACCCACCGACCGCCAACTCGCCATCGCCCGCGTCATCAGCGATGTCTGGTTGTCGAACCTGGTCGCCTGGCTCACCCGGCGCGCATCCGCGACCGATGTCTCCGAACGGCTCGAGCTGACCGTCGACCTGCTGCTCGGCAAACGCTCCTGA
- a CDS encoding acyl-CoA dehydrogenase yields the protein MTIATTDEHKAVQQSMSGWAAAAQPIATMRADATDFWRTYWATLTELGIFHVAVAEDSGGAGGSVSDLAVFIEQAAHDMVGGPVLTTAIAGLVTSGRLPEEQPCGVALDTVVADEAVGAGGSAVPVLDGAGLLSGSWESVLGAAPGTAVLLPVDTADGRRWCLLAPDAPGLQLESLDPLDLSTPLARVRCTEVRVDPDAVFAPAYAVEDLLVALAVAELAGVTGWCLSTAVEYAKVREQFGRQIGSFQAVKHICAWMLCRTELIRSVAADAAAAVDSGGAELPIAAAIAASISLDAAVETAKDCIQVLGGIGFTWEHDAHLYLRRAVALSQLLGGGSYWRARVTELTRAGRRRTTGADRVFADAALAAGDADTDTVTDELAAEVARIAALPAAEQRGALAAAGLIMPHWPEPYGRAADPMAGLVISEELRRAGLTVPDLTIGGWAVPTLLQHGTPEQIERFAWPTLRGDVVWCQLFSEPGAGSDLAALRTTAERTDGGWVLRGQKVWTSLAKEANWAICLARTDPSAPKHKGISYFLVDMRSAGIDIRPLVQITGEARFSEVFLDEVFVPDDCVVGALGNGWRIARATLSAERVAMSGNGIGPALEELIAKLPATGRGSELVNDRLGGFVADAIAGLLLEQRAAVRILAGADPSAQSSVRKLVGVRHRQAVAEFAVQVAGPAGARTTEDTSEFLLTRCLSIAGGTEQILLTVAAERILGLPRDAAG from the coding sequence GTGACCATCGCCACCACTGACGAGCATAAAGCCGTTCAACAGTCGATGAGCGGGTGGGCAGCAGCGGCGCAACCGATTGCAACAATGCGGGCCGATGCGACCGACTTCTGGCGTACGTACTGGGCAACACTGACCGAACTCGGAATCTTCCACGTGGCCGTGGCAGAGGATTCGGGCGGCGCGGGCGGATCGGTCTCCGATCTGGCCGTATTCATCGAACAGGCCGCGCACGACATGGTCGGCGGACCCGTGCTCACCACGGCGATCGCCGGGTTGGTGACCTCCGGCCGGCTGCCGGAGGAACAACCCTGCGGGGTCGCGCTGGACACGGTCGTCGCCGATGAGGCGGTGGGCGCCGGAGGTTCGGCGGTGCCGGTGCTGGACGGCGCCGGGTTGCTCAGCGGCAGCTGGGAATCGGTGCTCGGTGCCGCGCCCGGTACGGCTGTGCTGTTGCCGGTGGACACCGCGGACGGCCGGCGCTGGTGCCTGCTGGCGCCGGACGCGCCCGGACTGCAACTCGAATCGCTGGACCCCCTCGACCTGTCGACCCCGCTCGCCCGGGTGCGCTGCACCGAGGTGCGGGTGGATCCGGACGCGGTGTTCGCACCCGCGTACGCCGTGGAAGACCTGCTGGTCGCGCTGGCCGTGGCCGAGCTCGCGGGAGTGACGGGCTGGTGCCTGTCCACCGCGGTGGAGTATGCGAAGGTACGCGAACAGTTCGGGCGGCAGATCGGGTCGTTCCAGGCGGTCAAACACATCTGCGCCTGGATGCTGTGCCGTACCGAGCTCATCCGCTCGGTGGCCGCCGACGCCGCGGCCGCGGTGGATTCCGGCGGCGCGGAACTGCCGATCGCGGCGGCGATAGCCGCGAGTATCAGCCTGGACGCCGCCGTCGAGACCGCGAAAGACTGCATCCAGGTGCTCGGCGGGATCGGATTCACCTGGGAACACGACGCGCACCTGTACCTGCGCCGGGCGGTGGCGCTGAGCCAGCTGCTCGGTGGCGGCTCGTACTGGCGGGCCCGGGTCACCGAGCTGACCCGGGCGGGTAGGCGCCGCACCACCGGCGCCGACCGGGTCTTCGCCGACGCGGCCCTGGCCGCCGGCGATGCCGACACCGACACGGTGACCGATGAACTCGCCGCCGAGGTGGCCCGGATCGCCGCGCTGCCGGCCGCGGAGCAGCGCGGTGCGCTGGCCGCCGCCGGGCTGATCATGCCGCACTGGCCCGAGCCCTACGGCCGGGCCGCGGACCCGATGGCCGGCCTGGTGATCTCGGAGGAACTGCGTCGTGCGGGCCTGACCGTCCCCGACCTCACGATCGGCGGCTGGGCGGTACCGACCCTGCTGCAGCACGGCACGCCCGAACAGATCGAGCGTTTCGCGTGGCCGACGCTGCGCGGCGACGTGGTGTGGTGTCAGCTGTTCAGTGAACCCGGAGCGGGTTCGGACCTGGCCGCGCTGCGGACCACCGCCGAACGTACCGACGGCGGTTGGGTGCTGCGCGGGCAGAAGGTGTGGACCTCGCTGGCCAAAGAGGCGAACTGGGCGATCTGCCTGGCCCGCACCGATCCGAGTGCGCCCAAGCACAAGGGCATCAGCTATTTCCTGGTCGATATGCGCAGCGCCGGTATCGATATCCGGCCGCTGGTGCAGATCACCGGGGAGGCGCGCTTCAGCGAGGTCTTCCTCGACGAGGTCTTCGTCCCCGACGACTGCGTGGTCGGCGCGCTGGGCAACGGCTGGCGGATCGCCCGCGCCACGCTGTCGGCCGAACGGGTCGCGATGAGCGGCAACGGCATCGGTCCGGCGCTGGAGGAACTGATCGCCAAACTGCCGGCCACCGGGCGTGGTTCGGAACTGGTCAACGATCGGCTCGGCGGTTTCGTCGCCGACGCGATCGCCGGGCTGCTGCTGGAGCAGCGCGCGGCGGTGCGGATCCTGGCCGGCGCCGATCCGAGCGCGCAGAGCAGTGTGCGCAAACTGGTGGGTGTGCGGCACCGTCAAGCGGTCGCCGAGTTCGCGGTACAGGTGGCCGGCCCGGCCGGTGCGCGAACGACCGAGGACACCTCGGAATTCCTGCTCACCCGCTGTCTGTCCATCGCGGGCGGAACCGAGCAGATCCTGTTGACTGTGGCGGCCGAACGAATTCTGGGACTACCCCGCGACGCGGCCGGTTAG
- a CDS encoding acyl-CoA dehydrogenase family protein, which translates to MDFTRDEAQEAVAEVVVGLLERQAARDADLWPELAATGLLSVALPERFGGDDMGIDAVSVLLTELATDAVAAPALPTLGFGVLPLLGSLPEAVAAEVFPAVAEGAVLTAAISEPGAPLTTEPATKAEVSGETVRITGYKVAVPCADQARWLLVSTDSGVALVDSNASGLSLVPSSVSGELAEFSVKLDGVVVPADRLLPDAGPQLHRFVLAAIGAVADGLLSGAVKLTAAHVGTRRQFNRPLAEFQAVAQQIADLYVVSRTLHVAAVASNWALGQDDSSPERQQRIDDDLNVLAYTVAAELPRAMQKCHHLHGGIGVDVTHSMHRYYSQSKDLARWLGGAALRLERLGAGCSSI; encoded by the coding sequence GTGGACTTCACCCGAGACGAGGCCCAAGAGGCGGTGGCCGAGGTCGTCGTCGGACTACTGGAGCGGCAGGCGGCGCGCGACGCCGACCTGTGGCCCGAACTAGCGGCCACCGGCCTGCTGTCGGTAGCGCTACCGGAGCGGTTCGGCGGCGACGATATGGGAATCGACGCCGTATCGGTGCTGCTGACCGAACTGGCCACCGACGCCGTCGCCGCGCCCGCCCTGCCCACCCTGGGGTTCGGTGTGCTGCCCCTGCTGGGGTCGCTGCCCGAGGCGGTGGCCGCGGAGGTGTTCCCGGCGGTCGCCGAGGGCGCTGTGCTCACCGCCGCCATCAGCGAACCCGGTGCGCCGTTGACCACCGAACCCGCGACGAAGGCCGAGGTGTCCGGCGAGACTGTGCGGATCACCGGGTACAAAGTGGCGGTGCCGTGCGCGGATCAGGCGCGCTGGCTGCTGGTCAGCACGGATTCCGGCGTTGCACTGGTCGATTCGAACGCGTCGGGGCTGTCGTTGGTTCCGTCGTCGGTGTCCGGTGAGCTGGCCGAGTTCTCGGTGAAGCTGGACGGGGTCGTGGTGCCCGCCGACCGGTTGCTGCCGGACGCGGGCCCGCAGCTGCACCGGTTCGTGCTCGCCGCGATCGGCGCGGTCGCCGACGGGTTGCTCTCGGGCGCGGTCAAACTCACCGCCGCGCATGTGGGAACGCGTCGCCAGTTCAACCGGCCGCTCGCGGAGTTCCAGGCGGTGGCCCAGCAGATCGCCGACCTCTACGTAGTGTCCCGGACCTTGCATGTGGCGGCGGTAGCTTCCAATTGGGCTCTCGGGCAAGATGATTCGAGTCCGGAGCGGCAGCAGCGGATCGACGACGATCTGAATGTGCTCGCCTACACTGTGGCCGCGGAACTTCCGCGCGCCATGCAGAAATGTCACCACCTGCACGGCGGTATCGGAGTGGATGTCACGCACTCCATGCACCGCTATTACTCACAGTCCAAGGACCTCGCCCGCTGGCTGGGCGGCGCCGCGCTGCGGCTCGAACGATTGGGGGCAGGGTGTTCATCGATCTGA
- a CDS encoding acyl-CoA dehydrogenase family protein — protein MFIDLTSEQRKLRDDLRAYFADLVTPEEAAEMSVNRHGDAYREVVRRMGRDGWLGVGWPKEYGGQGFGPVEQQIFFNEASRADVPLPLVTLLTVGPTLQQFGTQEQKEKFLPGILAGDIHFAIGYSEPEAGTDLAALRTSAVQDDSGDWVVNGQKIFTTGAHEADYIWLACRTGSVESRHRGITILIADTRDPGYSWTPIITADGAHHTNATYFDSVRVPASMLVGEQDKGWRLITTQLNHERVSLGPSGKIEQLYDKVRDWARPRGILDEPEAQLPLGRIHAMTRLNELLNWQVAATAEDPDVDQAQVIADASATKIFSTESLQEAGRLAEEIVGRFGDPADPATAELLTWLDRRTKQNLVVTFGGGVNEVMRELVASAGLKLPRVPR, from the coding sequence GTGTTCATCGATCTGACCAGCGAACAACGCAAACTACGCGACGACCTGCGCGCCTACTTCGCCGACCTCGTCACGCCGGAGGAAGCGGCCGAGATGTCGGTCAACCGGCACGGCGACGCCTACCGCGAGGTGGTGCGCCGGATGGGCCGGGACGGCTGGCTGGGCGTCGGCTGGCCCAAGGAGTACGGCGGCCAGGGTTTCGGCCCGGTCGAACAGCAGATCTTCTTCAACGAGGCCTCCCGGGCCGACGTGCCGCTACCGCTGGTCACCCTGCTGACCGTCGGCCCCACCCTGCAGCAGTTCGGAACCCAGGAGCAGAAGGAGAAGTTCCTGCCCGGGATCCTGGCCGGCGATATCCATTTCGCCATCGGGTATTCCGAACCGGAAGCCGGCACCGATCTGGCCGCGCTGCGAACCAGCGCGGTCCAGGACGACTCGGGCGACTGGGTGGTCAACGGCCAGAAGATCTTCACCACCGGTGCGCACGAGGCCGATTACATCTGGTTGGCGTGCCGGACCGGTTCGGTGGAGTCCCGGCATCGGGGCATCACCATCCTGATCGCCGATACGCGGGATCCGGGCTATTCGTGGACGCCGATCATCACCGCGGACGGCGCCCACCACACCAACGCCACCTATTTCGACAGTGTCCGGGTTCCGGCGAGCATGCTGGTCGGCGAACAGGACAAGGGCTGGCGGCTGATCACCACCCAGCTCAATCACGAACGGGTCAGCCTGGGGCCGTCGGGCAAGATCGAACAGCTCTACGACAAGGTCCGCGACTGGGCCCGTCCCCGCGGCATCCTCGACGAACCCGAAGCGCAGCTCCCGCTGGGACGTATCCACGCCATGACCCGGCTCAACGAACTGCTGAACTGGCAGGTGGCGGCCACCGCGGAAGATCCGGACGTCGATCAGGCGCAGGTCATCGCCGACGCTTCCGCGACCAAGATCTTCTCGACCGAATCGTTGCAGGAGGCCGGGCGGCTCGCGGAAGAGATCGTCGGACGCTTCGGCGACCCCGCCGATCCGGCCACGGCGGAGCTGCTGACCTGGCTGGACCGCCGAACCAAACAGAACCTGGTCGTCACCTTCGGCGGTGGCGTCAACGAGGTGATGCGCGAACTGGTCGCCTCCGCAGGCCTGAAACTGCCGCGAGTGCCGCGCTGA
- a CDS encoding bifunctional MaoC family dehydratase N-terminal/OB-fold nucleic acid binding domain-containing protein, with the protein MPDISTPEAITAAAEKIMAAGASAPRPGRDPVNQPMINNWVEALGDTNPVYVDEAAAKAAGFDGIVAPPAMAQVWTMLGLGGSRSADDPMEATNALLDSAGYTSVVGTNCEQVYHRYLRPGEEVNITSALDSIKGPKRTGLGEGFFLTYRTSWYVGDELVTEMLFRILKFVPAKSAAPAPAPAERVRPLVSLDTEFFWEGTKAGELRIQKLPDGTLRHPPIPAIWQDKTEPVDYVVSTGKGTVFSYVVHHAPKVPGRDLPFVVALVELDEGVRMLGELRGVEPGRVEVGLRVAAGFEKLDDDTVLPFWKVSV; encoded by the coding sequence GTGCCGGATATCAGTACTCCGGAAGCGATCACCGCCGCCGCGGAGAAGATCATGGCGGCCGGCGCGAGCGCGCCCCGGCCCGGTCGCGACCCGGTGAACCAGCCGATGATCAACAACTGGGTGGAGGCACTGGGCGATACCAACCCGGTGTACGTCGACGAGGCCGCCGCCAAGGCTGCCGGGTTCGACGGGATCGTCGCCCCGCCCGCTATGGCGCAGGTGTGGACCATGCTGGGTTTGGGCGGCAGCCGGTCGGCCGATGATCCGATGGAGGCCACGAACGCGCTGCTCGACTCCGCCGGATACACCTCGGTGGTCGGCACCAACTGCGAGCAGGTCTACCACCGCTATCTGCGGCCCGGTGAAGAAGTGAACATCACCAGCGCGCTGGACAGCATCAAGGGCCCGAAACGCACCGGGCTGGGCGAGGGTTTCTTCCTGACCTACCGCACCAGCTGGTACGTCGGCGACGAACTCGTCACCGAGATGCTGTTCCGCATTCTGAAGTTCGTTCCGGCCAAGAGCGCCGCCCCCGCGCCGGCCCCTGCCGAACGGGTGCGCCCGCTGGTCTCGCTGGACACCGAATTCTTCTGGGAGGGTACGAAAGCCGGCGAACTGCGGATCCAGAAACTGCCCGACGGCACGCTGCGGCATCCGCCGATCCCGGCGATCTGGCAGGACAAGACGGAACCGGTCGACTATGTGGTGTCCACCGGGAAGGGCACGGTGTTCAGCTACGTCGTGCACCACGCCCCGAAGGTGCCCGGTCGTGACCTGCCGTTCGTGGTCGCGCTGGTGGAACTCGACGAGGGTGTGCGGATGCTCGGCGAACTGCGCGGCGTCGAACCCGGTCGGGTCGAGGTGGGACTGCGGGTCGCCGCCGGTTTCGAGAAACTCGACGACGATACGGTGCTGCCGTTCTGGAAGGTGAGCGTATGA
- a CDS encoding MaoC family dehydratase: protein MTAAFDPTTVQVGTELPELSIHADPTFVISTALATRDFQDVHHDRDKAIERGSKDIFVNILTDTGLVQRFVTDWAGPATVVKSIALRLGVPLYAYDTLTLTGKVTAVEGAEVRLEVLGKDSLGDHIVATVVVSVAGVGGGA from the coding sequence ATGACCGCCGCATTCGATCCGACCACGGTCCAGGTGGGCACCGAACTGCCGGAACTGTCGATCCACGCCGACCCCACCTTCGTCATCAGCACCGCTCTGGCCACCCGGGACTTCCAGGATGTGCACCACGACCGGGACAAGGCGATCGAGCGCGGGTCCAAGGACATCTTCGTCAACATCCTCACCGATACGGGTCTGGTGCAGCGTTTCGTCACCGACTGGGCGGGCCCGGCGACGGTGGTGAAATCCATCGCGCTGCGGCTCGGTGTACCCCTGTACGCCTACGACACGTTGACCCTCACCGGCAAGGTCACCGCGGTGGAGGGGGCGGAGGTCCGGCTGGAGGTCCTCGGCAAGGACAGCCTGGGCGATCACATCGTCGCGACGGTCGTCGTCAGTGTTGCGGGAGTCGGTGGCGGGGCGTGA
- a CDS encoding lipid-transfer protein, with translation MTTPEHPLSGRAAIAGIGATDFSKESGRSELRLAAEAVTAALADAGLTPADVDGLTTFTMDTNMQVAVARAVGIPQLKFFSHIGYGGGAACATVQQAAMAVATGVADVVVAYRAFNERSVSRFGQFSTSLAAAPTSSGIDAGWSYPHGLGTPAAQVAMVARRYMHVYGATSADFGRVAVADRKHAAVNPNAFFYNKPITLEDHQNSRWIAEPLHLLDCCQESDGGVAIVVTSAERARDLPNAPAVITAAAQGSGADQYVMTSYYRDALTGLPEMGLVGDQLWAQSGLRPDDVQATILYDHFTPFVLMQLEELGFCPRGEAKDFIADGAIEIGGKLPINTHGGQLGEAYIHGMNGIAEGVRQLRGTSVNQVEKVENVLVTAGTGVPTSGLVLSADRAA, from the coding sequence ATGACTACTCCTGAACATCCACTGTCCGGCCGGGCCGCCATCGCGGGAATCGGCGCCACCGACTTCTCCAAGGAGTCCGGCCGCAGCGAACTGCGTCTGGCGGCCGAGGCGGTCACCGCCGCCCTCGCGGACGCCGGGCTCACCCCCGCCGACGTCGACGGGCTGACCACCTTCACGATGGACACCAATATGCAGGTCGCGGTGGCGCGTGCCGTCGGGATCCCGCAGCTGAAGTTCTTCAGCCATATCGGGTACGGCGGCGGCGCGGCCTGCGCCACCGTGCAGCAGGCGGCGATGGCGGTGGCGACCGGAGTCGCCGATGTGGTCGTGGCCTACCGGGCCTTCAACGAGCGTTCGGTCTCCCGGTTCGGCCAGTTCTCGACCTCGCTGGCCGCGGCGCCGACCTCCTCGGGAATCGACGCCGGCTGGTCGTATCCGCACGGCCTGGGCACCCCCGCGGCGCAGGTGGCGATGGTCGCCCGGCGGTATATGCACGTGTACGGCGCGACCAGCGCCGATTTCGGCCGGGTCGCGGTCGCCGACCGCAAGCACGCCGCGGTGAATCCGAACGCCTTTTTCTACAACAAGCCGATCACCCTGGAGGATCACCAGAATTCGCGGTGGATCGCCGAACCGCTGCATCTGCTGGACTGCTGCCAGGAATCCGACGGCGGTGTCGCGATCGTCGTGACCAGTGCCGAGCGGGCACGGGATCTGCCCAACGCCCCGGCCGTCATCACCGCCGCGGCGCAGGGTAGCGGGGCCGACCAATACGTGATGACCAGCTATTACCGGGACGCGTTGACCGGGCTTCCGGAAATGGGTCTGGTCGGCGATCAGTTGTGGGCGCAGAGCGGTTTGCGACCCGATGATGTGCAGGCCACAATTCTGTACGACCACTTCACGCCGTTCGTCCTCATGCAGTTGGAGGAACTCGGTTTCTGCCCGCGTGGCGAGGCGAAGGATTTCATTGCCGACGGGGCGATCGAAATCGGTGGGAAACTACCGATCAATACCCACGGCGGTCAGCTGGGTGAGGCGTACATCCACGGAATGAACGGGATTGCCGAGGGGGTGCGCCAGTTGCGCGGAACCTCGGTGAATCAGGTCGAGAAGGTGGAGAACGTGCTGGTCACAGCCGGTACCGGGGTCCCGACATCGGGGCTGGTGCTGAGCGCGGACCGAGCCGCCTGA